The Novosphingobium sp. THN1 genome includes a window with the following:
- a CDS encoding TetR/AcrR family transcriptional regulator, whose amino-acid sequence MAPPAKSTRSADRREQILDEAQRLFLEHGLDSTTTRQIALAVGISQPSLYAHFASRDAIAVELCIRAFGFLERRLRSVDQSLPSAQRLRELCRAYIQFGLEEPAAYRVAFMAEIAVDEESGMHRGLEAGLATFSILREAMTAHLGNANEAEVAAQSVWAGIHGLVAIFLTRPEFPFIEPGKLIETHLDRLLATHSSSAA is encoded by the coding sequence ATGGCGCCACCAGCGAAATCAACGCGGTCTGCAGACCGGCGTGAGCAGATCCTTGATGAGGCGCAACGCCTGTTTCTCGAGCATGGCCTCGACAGCACCACCACCCGACAAATCGCCTTGGCTGTAGGTATCAGTCAGCCGTCATTGTACGCGCATTTTGCCAGTCGGGACGCGATTGCTGTCGAGCTCTGCATTCGGGCTTTCGGCTTTCTTGAACGCCGGCTTCGCTCTGTTGATCAGTCGTTGCCCTCTGCTCAGCGTCTACGCGAACTATGCCGAGCTTATATCCAGTTTGGTCTAGAAGAGCCCGCAGCGTATCGCGTAGCGTTCATGGCCGAGATCGCTGTCGACGAGGAAAGCGGGATGCACCGCGGGCTTGAGGCTGGGCTCGCGACTTTTTCCATCTTGCGAGAAGCAATGACGGCTCATTTGGGCAACGCGAATGAAGCAGAAGTAGCTGCCCAAAGTGTGTGGGCTGGCATTCACGGGCTTGTCGCAATCTTCCTGACCCGGCCGGAATTTCCCTTCATCGAGCCCGGGAAGCTGATTGAAACGCACCTCGATCGTCTCTTGGCTACCCACTCGTCTTCGGCAGCGTAA